A stretch of the Oenococcus sp. UCMA 16435 genome encodes the following:
- the rplP gene encoding 50S ribosomal protein L16 translates to MLVPKRVKYRRVHRGHMRGEAKGGRTIAFGDYGLQSLENNWITNRQIEAARVAITRYMKRGGKVWIKIFPQKSYTSKGVGVRMGNGKGAPEGWVAPTKRGTIMFEVGGVSEAVAKEALRLAMHKLPVKAKIVSKAEASKEVNA, encoded by the coding sequence CCTAAACGTGTTAAGTACCGCCGTGTTCATCGTGGACATATGCGTGGTGAAGCCAAGGGTGGTCGGACGATCGCTTTTGGTGATTATGGTTTGCAATCACTTGAAAATAATTGGATTACTAACCGTCAAATTGAGGCAGCTCGTGTTGCCATTACACGTTATATGAAGCGTGGTGGAAAAGTTTGGATCAAGATTTTTCCGCAAAAGTCCTACACTTCTAAAGGTGTTGGTGTTCGTATGGGTAATGGAAAAGGTGCTCCAGAAGGCTGGGTAGCTCCAACTAAACGTGGAACGATTATGTTCGAAGTTGGTGGAGTTTCTGAAGCCGTGGCTAAGGAAGCTTTGCGATTAGCTATGCATAAATTGCCAGTTAAGGCAAAAATTGTTAGTAAAGCCGAAGCAAGTAAGGAGGTAAACGCATAA
- the rpmC gene encoding 50S ribosomal protein L29 translates to MKASELKGLSRDDLLKREKDAKEELFNLRFQQAAGQLENTARLSTVKKDIARIKTELRAQEIAAEKAKA, encoded by the coding sequence ATGAAAGCTTCAGAACTTAAAGGTCTGTCCCGCGATGATTTGTTAAAGCGTGAAAAAGATGCTAAAGAAGAACTTTTTAATTTACGTTTCCAACAAGCTGCAGGTCAATTAGAAAATACCGCCCGTCTTTCAACGGTTAAAAAAGACATTGCAAGAATTAAAACTGAGCTTCGAGCTCAGGAAATCGCTGCCGAAAAGGCGAAGGCATAA
- the rpsQ gene encoding 30S ribosomal protein S17, with product MSEERNTRKVYRGRVVSDKMDKTITVAVETYKNHPVYGKRVNYTKKFKAHDENNAAKLNDVVEIMETRPLSATKRFRLVRVVEKAVVL from the coding sequence ATGAGTGAAGAACGTAATACACGTAAAGTTTATCGTGGCCGTGTTGTTTCTGACAAGATGGACAAGACCATTACTGTAGCAGTTGAAACTTATAAAAACCATCCTGTCTACGGTAAGCGAGTTAATTATACGAAAAAGTTTAAGGCACATGATGAGAATAATGCTGCTAAGTTGAATGACGTTGTTGAGATTATGGAGACTCGTCCATTGTCTGCTACTAAGCGTTTTCGTCTTGTTCGTGTGGTTGAAAAAGCTGTCGTCTT